The Thermosipho japonicus region AAAAAAAAAAAAATAACAACTGTTTTCTATACCGCTCATAATATTTCAATATTATTAACAAATAACTAATTTTAGTTGTTTATCGACATATTAAATAGATTATTGAATATATAAAATTCATTATAAATAAACAATATAATTATCTTTAAAAACAAACAAAAGAACAATATTTTATATTTAATTAATTTATTGTTAATATTATTAATCTTTCTATCAAGTTTTACTAAAGCAATATAATAAAATATTTTATAGTTAAATTTTTTATTAATTTAACCAATAAAAACTTAATCAAATTACTGCGTCGACTTCAAGAAACGAAACTCAATAAAAATTAATGAAAAAAACACTCCCAAAGTGGTACAATAAAACCAACATGAGGATGTTTTCTTTGGTTAAGGAACTACAAAAGCAATGTATCCTTTGGATATAAAATAAGAAGTCATTAAGATTTACACAGATGAAAAACTTCTTAAGAAGACTATTGCTTCTCTCTTAGGGGGCCCTGAAAGTAGATAGAGTACGATTGTGGATAAATAATTAACTAACATATGGCATCACTGAACTTACAAAAAAGAGATTAGAGAACTATATTTTAGATACAAAGAAATATATGGATACAGGAGACTAACAGCGATATTAAAAAGAAAAGATAAACCACAAGAAAATATATAGATTAATGAAAGAGATATACAGCTCCCCTGAAGGATTGGACAGAGAAAAAAGAGAGAGTATAATTTTTCATGAGGGGGAGTGAAAGGTATGAGGAGAAAGTTTTCTGCTGAAGAAAATTGTAGATGTTCTTGAAGGTTTAAGAGGGCAAAAAGCTATAGCTGAAATTTGTAGAGAACATGGTATTTCTCAATGGCAGTATTACAAGTGGAGAGATAAGTATTGGTGCAAAGTCTGCACTTGAAAATTCTTCCAATTCTTCTCAAGTAGCACAATATCAAAGAAAGATACAAGAGCTTGAACAAATTATTGGTAAACAAGCTATTGTTATTCAGTCTAAAAAAATACTCATTCACCCTGGAGGAAAACAGTAAGTTTATTAATTGAAAAAGGATTCAGTATATCTGAAGCTATTATGTATTTGAAAATAAGTAGAAGTACGTATTATTACAAAACGAAAAAATACATGAGAAAGAAAAATGATGAAAGTGTTTGATCATACAAAAGTTAAAGCAGGAACATCCATATTGGGGATATAGACGTATTTGTGCTATGCTTAGAAAACAGGGAAAGAAAATCAATCACAAAAGGGTCTACAGAATAATGAAAGAAAATAGATTGCTTCTAAAGAAGCACATAAAGAAAGCAAAAAGAAGTTTTCAAAGAAAGATAGTTCCAACCAGGCCAAGGCAGGTACTGGGAATAGACATGACGAAAGTAATGACGAAGAACGTAAGAATGATACGAGGAATTTTACAATAGTAGATATCCAGACAGTGCATTGAAATACAGAAGTCCGCGGGAGGTATACGAAGAATACTCAAACTACACAAAAGTTTCTTGATTTCTGCCCAATTTTTTGTGGTGCATTACAATAGCGAGATAATAGAATATATACTAAGTGAAAGTAACAATATGGAGTTAGTGACAAACACAATAAAAAATGGCTTCGATGGAGTACCGAAGTCATGCTGTTTAAAAAAGTAAATTATTAACTTTTTTATTTGTACCATTTACAGAGTAAGTCTACACTATAGGACGATTTATTTTAATTATAATAAAAGCATTTTGAAATAGTATAACCAATAAATGCTCCAAAAATGACATCGCTAAGCCAGTGATAATTTCCTACAACCCTTGACATTGAAAATAAAAAGGGAAAAACATATAGTACTTTGTTATACCTTTCAGCTAGTGGAGTAAATAGGGCCCAGGCAAATGAACTATGTCCAGAAGGGAAGGAAAAATTTTTATTTTCAAAAGAAAAAGGCTTAAAAACAAAAGGGTTGTCATATGCATAAGGTCTTCCTCTGCCAATTGAAATTTTCAAAGCATACGTTATCACCGAAGTAAAAACAGTACTTTCAAGTATAGTATATGAAAGTACAGGATCATCAAAATAAGTAATTCCTGCAACAAGCGCAGTTAAAATTAAAAAATCTTTCTCACCTAAATTGTTAATTGTTTCAAAACAAAAATTATCAAACTTAGAAAGCTCTAATCCTTTAACTTTTCCATCAATCAAGAATGTAGTTGAAAAAAGCAATGGTTCGTTAATATCAAACTGTATCGCTTTTATGTCTTTTCGTGTTTCATCTAAAATATTAAATGAAAAAGAAAGAACTTGAAAAAACAGTAGAACAAATAAAAACAACTTTTTCATTCATAACACCCCAAAATGGCATAAGGACAGTTTAATGTTCAATTACATATTTAGATTAACTTCTTAGCTTCAATAATAAATCTGGATATAGTATTATTTATTTTTTCAAGTTCTTCCACACTTCTTTTTAAGTACTCAAGTCCTTCTGGTGTAATATAATAAACTTTTTTAGAAGGTCCCTGATTTGTATTATCCCATTCAAATCTCAAAAGACCTTCTTCTTCAAGCTTTGAAAGGATTCTATAAAGATTTCCCATCTGTCCAAGACCTGTAAGTTCTATACCAAATTCTAAAAGTTTATTTGCTATTTCATATCCATGCAATGGACTTTGTGCTATTATTAACAAAACAAATGGTTCAATAAATGTTTTCCTGAAACGTCCCATTCCTCTTCTTCGCCTTCCGTTAATTTTATCTCCTCCATTCATCACCAGAATTTAAAATAATACACTTATCTTTCAAGCTATCTTTCATAAATTTTATTGCATTTTCACCAGTACAATGGAGAGGTATCACTTTTAAATCATATTTTTCAAAAAGTTCAGTAATTTTTCTTACTCTTTCACTTGAGGCATTAACTAAATGGAATCCTCCTACTACATATTCTATATTATACCTTTTTATCACTTGCTCTACAATATTTTCAATCCCCCTATGCGCACAACCAGTAAACAAAAAATTCTCAATTACTATGTTTATTTCATCTTCAAAAAAATCCTTTCTTCCATCTGATAACCTAAATTTCTCATCAATAATATCTTCTCTCATTTTAATATTTGTTATTATTCTAACTTCGTCAGTTGAAATATCACTATCTACAAAGTTTACTTTTAGTTCAATTTTGTTCCAATCATATGATACTCCTGCAATTTTACTATCACTATATCTTTCAACCAACGCTTTTTTGTGAATAAACACCTCAGGATTTGCTACATTTTGTAAAAAAATCAATCCACCAATATGATCATAATGCCCATGTGAAATTATAACTTTTTCAATCTTAGAAAAATTAATTCCAAGCTTTTCTCCGTTTTTTATAAATACATCTGTTTGTCCCGTATCAAACAATATTCTATCATTTATCAAAATAGAAAGTCCATGTTCTTTAAAAAAACCATCTCTAGAAGTATCATTACACAAAACTGTAATTTTAATTTTTAATCCCCTCCCAAAGTAAAATTCTTACCTATTTAAATTATACATCATTTTTGTTATATAATAGAAATAAGAAAATTAGATGAGGTGATTACTATATGATTCTTATCCCTGCTCCAAAAAAATTAAAAATAAACCAAGGAGAATTCAATTTTCCAAATAAACTTTTCATATCTATTCCTACAAAGTCATTACTTGCAAGTGCAAAAATGCTAAAAAAAGAACTTGAAAATATTGGTATTGAAGCATTCATCAGCCTTCATAATGGTGAAAAAACAGTTATTGAAAGTAAAATAAACCGCTCAAAAGTAAAAAAACATTCTGGATATATATTAACAATTTCAAATAAAAATATAGAAATAACGGCAAATAATGTAGCTGGTATCCATTATGCCTTTATGACGTTAATCCAAATTATCAAAAATTTTGGTCTAAAAATTCCTCAACTTGATATTTTCGATTTTCCTAGCATAAAAAATAGAGGATATTTGTTAGATATTAGTAGAGACAAAGTCCCAAAACTTGAGACACTATTTTACATTGTCGATTTACTATCTCAACTTAAATTCAATCAACTACAACTTTATGTTGAACATACCTTTTCATACCAAAACCATGAAAAGGTTTGGAAAGACTATTCTCCACTAAGTGGAGAAGATATTATTCTTCTTGATAATTACTGCAAAGAAAGATTTATAGAACTTATACCAAATCAGGCTTCTTTTGGACATATGGAAAAATGGCTAATACACAATGAATATAGTTATCTAGCTGAAACTTTTGAATTTGATACACCTTGGGAAGAACACTACAATACACCATTTTCTCTCTCACCAGTTATTGAAGATTCTATAAAATTTCTGGATAACTTATATAAAGAGCTACTTCCTCATTTTTCAAGTAAATATTTCAATATAAATGCTGATGAAACATTTGATTTGTGTCAAGGAAAATCCAAAAAATTGTGTGAAAAGGTTGGAAAAGGTAAAGTTTATCTTGACTTCATTCTTAAAATTTATAATTTACTTAAAAAATATAACAAAAAAATGATGATGTGGGCAGATATAATCAAAAATTATCCAGAGCTTGTAAATGAAATTCCAAATGATATCACTTTTTTAATATGGGGATATGAAAAAAATCATCCATTCGAAGATGAATGCAAATTGTTTAAAAATAGAAAATTTTATGTATGTCCAGGGACATCATCATGGAATTCATTAGTTGGTAGATTAGAAAATTCTATTTTAAACATTAAAAATGCAGCTAAAAACGCCGTAAAATTTAAAGCTTCTGGTTTACTTTTAACTGATTGGGGAGACAATGGCCACTGGCAACATTTCCCAATATCATTCCCAGCAATATTTTATTCAGCAGGAGTTTTTTGGGGATTTGAAGAAAACAAAGACGTTAACATAGAAAATGCCATTAGCCTGTATTTTGAAAAAGAGGTGGCCGATATTTTAACTGCAATAGGCAACGCATATAAATTAACAGGTATTGACTTTCCTAATTCTGCGCTTTTTGCACTTGTATATATATACCCAGATAAAATAAATAAAGAGTTTCTTGAAAAAATAAGCATAGAAAATTTAATATTAACAAAACAATTTTTGGAAGAACAATTGCAAAAGGCAAGTAAAATAAACGACTCATTAATAAAAGAAGAAATTAAAAACAATATTGAAGTTTCAATTTTAGCAACTGAACTTCTTATTTCCACGAAAAAAGCTAATGTTAGCAGTATTTCCAAGCTGCCTAGTGTTACAAAAGAAGAATTTTCAATTAGATTAGAAAAACTTATTGAAAATTATAAAAAAATATGGCTTTCCAGAAATAGATCCGGTGGGCTCAAATTCAGCATTGAAAAATTGAGCAAAATAAAGAAATTTTTATAGCTCTATTTCTTTTATTTGCCTTCTTATTACATTTTTTGAATTTTCAAACAAACTAATTTCGAATTCATCCATCTCAATTGGAATAATTCTTTCTATTCCATTTTTACCTACAATTGCAGGAAAACCAATAAAAATACCATCAATATATGTTGATGGAGTTAAAACTTTTTTCTCATCTTTAAAAATACTCTCAACAAGTTAAGCTGTAACTACTCCTATAGCAAAGTTTGTAGCTCCCTTTTTTTCAATAATCGTGTAAGCTGCATTTTTAGTTTCTTCAAATATGTCCCTCAAATTTTTACAATTTTTTATATTACATACTTTACAAAAATCTTTTATATTTACACCGCCAATAGTCGCACTACTCCAAACCATGAGTTCACTATCACCATGTTCACCTACAATATATGCATGGACACTTGCCGGTGAAACTCCACACTGCTTTGAAACCAAAGCTCTAAATCTTGCTGTATCAAGTATTGTTCCTGTACCAATCACTCTATTTTTTGGAAAATCTATTTCTTTCCAAAGAAAGTAAGTAAGTACATCAACTGGATTAGTTACGTTTATTACAATACTTTCATTAGAGTATTTTTTTATCTCTTTTGATATATCCTTGATTATCTCATAGTTTCTCTTTGTTAAATCTAATCTTGTTTCACCAACTTTTTGAGCTGCACCAGCTGTAATAATGACAATATCACTGTTTTTTAAATCTTGAAAATTTCCAGCATAAATATTACACCTCTTGATCAAAGAAGTTCCATGATATAGATCTAATGCTTCACCATAAGCCTTTTCATTATTTTTATCAATAATCACTATCTCATTGGCTATTTTTCTATGAAGTAAAGAATATGCTATGCTTGTACCTACTCTTCCTGCTCCAATTATTGAAATTTTTATATTATCACTCCTTTCTAAAAAATTCTACCACATTTTTATAAGGTGAGGCTAATTAATTTATTTTGAAATAATTTTTACAAATAATTAATTTACATTCCACATGAATCTGTTATAATAAAAACAACAAACTAAACAGGAGGGTGATTTTTTATGGGGTGCGTAAATTTTTTAAAGACTTAAAAAATACTTTTATTGCTATCAAAAAAGATAAGGAAGAATTACTAAAAAAAGATCCTTCCATTGAAAATTCATATCAAGTTCTATTCCATGTTGGATTTATTTCCTTAACATTTTATAGAATATCCCACCTATTTTACATTAACAACCTTAAGTTCATATCATTTTTGATTCACTTTCTATCAAGAATATTATTTTCAATCGATATTCATCCTGCGGCTAAAATTGAACCAGGGGTAGTTATTGATCATGGAATAGGAACTGTAATAGGCTCTACTGCATCAGTTGGTGAAGGTACAATAATTTATCACGGAGTTACTTTAGGGGCAAGAAACATTCAAAAAGGAAAAAGACATCCAGATATTGAAAAAAACGTACTAATAGGTGCCGGAGCAAAAATTCTAGGACCAGTTAAAATAGGAAATAATGCAAAAATAGGTGCAAACTCAGTAGTTTTAGAAGACATCCCAGAAAATTCTGTATTTGTTGGAATTCCAGCAAAAAATATAAATGAAATAAAAAAAGAAGAAATAGAATGGATAATATAAATGGGAGGCAAATAAATATGATTGGAAATACTCCAATATACTTTATTGAAGAATTAGGGATATATGCAAAATTTGAACGAAACAATCCTTCAGGCAGTGTAAAGGATCGTGCAGCTTATTTTATGATCAAAGCCGCTATTAACAACGACTCAATTAAAAATGGAATTATTGTAGAGCCAACTAGCGGCAATACAGGAATCTCACTTTCATGGATTGGTAAAAAATTGGGTCTTAAAACAATCTTAACAATGCCTGAAAGTATGAGTAAAGAAAGAATTGAAATTATGAATGCATTTGGTGCTGATGTGATATTAACTCCTGCAGATAAGGGAATGAAAGGTGCAATTGAAAAAGCAAGAGAAATAGTTATCGAAAAAGATGCTTTTATGCCAAATCAATTTGAAAACCCATTCAATGTCTTAGCTCACGAGCTTACAACTGGACCCGAAATACTAAGGCAAACCAATTTTGAACTAGATGTTTTTATTGCAGGAGTTGGAACGGGTGGGACAATTAGTGGTGTTGGTAGAGTTTTAAAAAAATTCTTTAACAAAAAAGTTAAAATTGTAGCTGTCGAACCTGAAAATTCAGCTGTTTTATCAGGAAAAAATCCTGGAAAACATAAAATCCAAGGTATTGGTGCAGGATTCATTCCAAAAACTTTGGATAAAACAGTTATCGATGAAATAGAAACTGTTAAAGATGAGGAAGTCCTGGATATGTTTGTATATCTCAACAAAAAGCTTGGCCTTAACGTTGGAATTTCAGCTGCAGCAAACGCGCTTGTTGCTACTAAATACAAAAATTTTGGAAAAGTCTTAACCGTTTTTCCCGATGATGTTACCAAATACATGTCAATTTTAGATTCGATTTAACTTTTTTACAATCTTTTAACCATATATGAGTTGACCTAATCATAAAATACATGTTATACTTAAGTTGTACCTTTAATTTGGTCCCGTGAGGCCAAAAAGGAGTGAGAAAAAATGAGCAAATTGGACTCAATACTTTTGTTATTTAAATATCTTAGAAAAATCCCTGCCATCTATGATGGTAGGGATTTTTTGCTTTATAGGGGGTGATGAGTTGGTAAGTATTATTGCAGGTAGCAAAAGTGATTCAAACATAGTAGAAAAAGCAGAAAAAGTCCTAGAAGAATTTTCAGTACCTTATGAAACAAAATATCTTTCAGCGCACAGAACTCCAGATTTATTAGATGAATACATTAAAAACTGTGAACAAAAAGGTACTAAGGTATTTATTGCAATCGCAGGTGGAGCAGCCCATCTTCCAGGTGTAATTGCTTCAAAGACATTAAAACCAGTCATTGGGGTACCAGTAAAATCTAACGATTTAGGGGGATTAGATTCTTTATTATCTATAGTTCAAATGCCAAATGACATCCCAGTTGCTACCGTGGGGATCGATAGGGGGAAAAATGCCGCATTACTTGCAATTGAAATACTTGCGTTAAGCGATGAAAGTTTATCAAAAAAACTAAAAGACTACCGCTCAAAGCTTGTGGGGAAGTATCTTTAAGGGGGATATTTATGGAAGGAAAAACAAAGATTGTTGAAGATTTTGGAAATTACGTTATTTTAAATTTTAAAGACGATATTACTGCTGGGGATGGGGAAAAACATAACGTTTTAGAAGGAAAAGGTGCAATTTGTGCAGAAATTACTGCCATTTCAATGAAATATTTAAACTCAAGGGGGATATATACACAATTTTTAGATTTCATTACACCTAACAAAATAAAAGCAGTATCATTAAAAATGTTACCACTTGAAGTTGTAGTAAGGTTAAAAAAAGCGGGATCTTTTATAAGAAGATATGGTGGTAATGAGGGAGAAGAATTTAAAGAACCTCTTGTTGAATTTTTTATAAAAGATGATGAAAGGCATGACCCTATGGTATGTAAAAATCATCTTGTATTATTTGGGATATGCAACGAAAAACAAGCAGAAGAAATTGAAAAAAGTGCTAAAAAAACCGCAATTGAGCTTAAAAAATTTTTTGAAAAACTTGGATTTGATCTTTGGGATATGAAGTTTGAATATGGAATTGACAATGAAGGAAAAGTCTGTTTAGGTGATGAAATTTCACCTGATACCCTGAGACTTAGAAAAAAAGATGGTATATTTGATAAGGATGTATATAGAAAAGATTTAGGAGATCCACTTGAAAAATATAGGGAGGTTCTCTCAGCATGCAGAAATTTAAATTTGTTGTAGATATTCAATACAAAAGCAACGTAAGAGATCCAAGAGGAGAAACTATTGCAAGAGTTTTAAGAGAAGAAAGTAACATTCCAATAGAAAGCATACGAATTGGTAAATCCATACATGGGGAAGTTCAAGCCGAAAGCAAAGAAGAAGCAGAAAAATTAGTTATAAAAGCTTGTGAAGAATTACTGGTTAACCCTGTTACAGAGGAGTTTAAGGTGGAGATAAAATGAAAGCTGGAGTTATAGTATACCCAGGTTCAAATTGCGATCGAGATGCATTTTATGCATTAAAACTTGCAGGCTTTAAAC contains the following coding sequences:
- a CDS encoding PLP-dependent cysteine synthase family protein, producing MIGNTPIYFIEELGIYAKFERNNPSGSVKDRAAYFMIKAAINNDSIKNGIIVEPTSGNTGISLSWIGKKLGLKTILTMPESMSKERIEIMNAFGADVILTPADKGMKGAIEKAREIVIEKDAFMPNQFENPFNVLAHELTTGPEILRQTNFELDVFIAGVGTGGTISGVGRVLKKFFNKKVKIVAVEPENSAVLSGKNPGKHKIQGIGAGFIPKTLDKTVIDEIETVKDEEVLDMFVYLNKKLGLNVGISAAANALVATKYKNFGKVLTVFPDDVTKYMSILDSI
- a CDS encoding phosphatase PAP2 family protein codes for the protein MKKLFLFVLLFFQVLSFSFNILDETRKDIKAIQFDINEPLLFSTTFLIDGKVKGLELSKFDNFCFETINNLGEKDFLILTALVAGITYFDDPVLSYTILESTVFTSVITYALKISIGRGRPYAYDNPFVFKPFSFENKNFSFPSGHSSFAWALFTPLAERYNKVLYVFPFLFSMSRVVGNYHWLSDVIFGAFIGYTISKCFYYN
- a CDS encoding beta-N-acetylhexosaminidase translates to MILIPAPKKLKINQGEFNFPNKLFISIPTKSLLASAKMLKKELENIGIEAFISLHNGEKTVIESKINRSKVKKHSGYILTISNKNIEITANNVAGIHYAFMTLIQIIKNFGLKIPQLDIFDFPSIKNRGYLLDISRDKVPKLETLFYIVDLLSQLKFNQLQLYVEHTFSYQNHEKVWKDYSPLSGEDIILLDNYCKERFIELIPNQASFGHMEKWLIHNEYSYLAETFEFDTPWEEHYNTPFSLSPVIEDSIKFLDNLYKELLPHFSSKYFNINADETFDLCQGKSKKLCEKVGKGKVYLDFILKIYNLLKKYNKKMMMWADIIKNYPELVNEIPNDITFLIWGYEKNHPFEDECKLFKNRKFYVCPGTSSWNSLVGRLENSILNIKNAAKNAVKFKASGLLLTDWGDNGHWQHFPISFPAIFYSAGVFWGFEENKDVNIENAISLYFEKEVADILTAIGNAYKLTGIDFPNSALFALVYIYPDKINKEFLEKISIENLILTKQFLEEQLQKASKINDSLIKEEIKNNIEVSILATELLISTKKANVSSISKLPSVTKEEFSIRLEKLIENYKKIWLSRNRSGGLKFSIEKLSKIKKFL
- the epsC gene encoding serine O-acetyltransferase EpsC encodes the protein MRKFFKDLKNTFIAIKKDKEELLKKDPSIENSYQVLFHVGFISLTFYRISHLFYINNLKFISFLIHFLSRILFSIDIHPAAKIEPGVVIDHGIGTVIGSTASVGEGTIIYHGVTLGARNIQKGKRHPDIEKNVLIGAGAKILGPVKIGNNAKIGANSVVLEDIPENSVFVGIPAKNINEIKKEEIEWII
- the purS gene encoding phosphoribosylformylglycinamidine synthase subunit PurS is translated as MQKFKFVVDIQYKSNVRDPRGETIARVLREESNIPIESIRIGKSIHGEVQAESKEEAEKLVIKACEELLVNPVTEEFKVEIK
- a CDS encoding PadR family transcriptional regulator, with amino-acid sequence MGRFRKTFIEPFVLLIIAQSPLHGYEIANKLLEFGIELTGLGQMGNLYRILSKLEEEGLLRFEWDNTNQGPSKKVYYITPEGLEYLKRSVEELEKINNTISRFIIEAKKLI
- a CDS encoding phosphoribosylaminoimidazolesuccinocarboxamide synthase — translated: MEGKTKIVEDFGNYVILNFKDDITAGDGEKHNVLEGKGAICAEITAISMKYLNSRGIYTQFLDFITPNKIKAVSLKMLPLEVVVRLKKAGSFIRRYGGNEGEEFKEPLVEFFIKDDERHDPMVCKNHLVLFGICNEKQAEEIEKSAKKTAIELKKFFEKLGFDLWDMKFEYGIDNEGKVCLGDEISPDTLRLRKKDGIFDKDVYRKDLGDPLEKYREVLSACRNLNLL
- a CDS encoding MBL fold metallo-hydrolase, with translation MCNDTSRDGFFKEHGLSILINDRILFDTGQTDVFIKNGEKLGINFSKIEKVIISHGHYDHIGGLIFLQNVANPEVFIHKKALVERYSDSKIAGVSYDWNKIELKVNFVDSDISTDEVRIITNIKMREDIIDEKFRLSDGRKDFFEDEINIVIENFLFTGCAHRGIENIVEQVIKRYNIEYVVGGFHLVNASSERVRKITELFEKYDLKVIPLHCTGENAIKFMKDSLKDKCIILNSGDEWRR
- the purE gene encoding 5-(carboxyamino)imidazole ribonucleotide mutase; the protein is MVSIIAGSKSDSNIVEKAEKVLEEFSVPYETKYLSAHRTPDLLDEYIKNCEQKGTKVFIAIAGGAAHLPGVIASKTLKPVIGVPVKSNDLGGLDSLLSIVQMPNDIPVATVGIDRGKNAALLAIEILALSDESLSKKLKDYRSKLVGKYL